From the Sphingobium yanoikuyae genome, the window CGCGGCGCACTGGCCGGCTATGGCCTCGATCGGATCGATGCGCTCTGAAACAGGGGTAGGCCATTTGTCCAATGGCAAAGCATTTCGATCACACTGATAGGGAATCTGCGTATCGTTGCGAGCGGTTATCGCTGGCAATGGCAGACGCGCGCAGGTAAATGCACTCCTCAGGCAGAGGATGGCGCGACCATAGAAGAACCGGCGCGCGAGCAACGGGAAGAACGGCGTAGTGAATTACAAGCATATCTTTTCGCAGGCGATCGATCGGCTCCACAGCGAGGGCCGCTATCGCGTGTTCATCGACATCTTGCGTAACAAGGGCGCGTTCCCCAACGCCCGCTGCTTCCACGGCCATAACGGCCCGAAGCCGATCACCGTCTGGTGCTCGAACGATTATCTCGCCATGGGCCAGCATCCCAAGGTGGTCGCCGCCATGGAGGAAGCGCTCCATGATGTCGGCGCCGGATCTGGCGGCACCCGCAATATCGGCGGCAACACCCATTATCATGTCGATCTGGAGGCCGAACTCGCCGACCTGCATGGCAAGGAAGCGGCCCTGCTCTTCACCTCGGGCTATGTCTCGAACGAAGCGACGCTCTCGACCCTCGCCAAGATCCTGCCGGGTTGCATCATCTTTTCGGACGAGCTGAACCACGCCTCGATGATCGCGGGCATCCGCAATTCGGGCTGCGAAAAGCGCGTCTTCCGTCACAATGATCTCGATCATCTGCGTGAACTTCTCGCCGCCGAGGATCCCGAGGCGCCCAAGCTGATCGCCTTCGAAAGCGTCTACTCGATGGACGGCGACGTCGCGCCGATCGCGGAAATCTGCGACCTGGCCGACGAGTTCAACGCGCTCACCTATCTTGACGAAGTCCATGCCGTGGGCATGTATGGTGCGCGCGGCGGCGGCATTTCGGAGCGCGACGACGTCGCCGATCGCCTGACCATCATCGAAGGCACGCTGGGCAAGGCGTTCGGCGTGATGGGCGGCTATATCGCCGCCGACCAGATGATCGTCGACGTGATCCGCAGCTATGCGCCCGGCTTCATCTTCACCACCTCGCTCTCGCCCGTGCTGGTCGCCGGCGTGCTGGCGAGCGTGCGCCACCTGAAGGGCTCCAGCGCCGAGCGCGAAGGCCAGCAGGCATCGGCGGCCAAGCTCAAGCAGTTGATGCGCGACGCGGGCCTGCCGGTGATGAACTCGGTCACCCATATCGTGCCGCTGATGGTGGGCGATCCGGTCAAGGCCAAGCGGATCAGCGATATCCTGCTCGCCGAATATGGCGCCTATGTACAGCCGATCAACTATCCCACCGTGCCGCGCGGCACGGAGCGGCTGCGCTTCACCCCCGGCCCAGCCCATAATGAAGAGATGATGCGCGACCTCGTGTCGGCGCTGGTCGAAATCTGGGATCGGCTGGAACTGGAACTGCTGGAACGCCAGGCAGCCTGACGGTCCCGACAGGTCACTTACCTCTTCCAAGGCCCAGGGCAGGACAGCGTGTCTGCCCGGGTCTTTCGGGCGCGAATATGTTATAGCGGCAGCGCGAACGCGCCGGAGTCGCGCGTCCTGCGAGAGGAGCGCGCCATGTCCGCACCGATCGACGAAGCCAAATTACACGCTTTTACGAGCAAGATGCTCGGGGATCTTGGCGGTGCGATGAGCGTGCCGACCGTGCGTATCGGAGTAAGGCTCGGCCTTTTCGATATATTGGCGAACGGACCAGCATCCGCGGCCGAACTGGCGACGCGCGCCGGCAATCTGCACGAGCGCTATGTCCGTGAATGGGCCTATGCCCAGGCTGCAAATGGCTATGTCGATTTCGACCCTACGACGCAGCAATTCAGCATGACGCCCGAACAGGCGATGATCTTCCACCATGTCGACAGCCCGGTCTATCTGGTCGCGGCTTTCGAGATGGTCGCCGCGATGATCGAGGCGGAATCCAAGGTGGAAGAATGTTTCCGAAACGGCAGCGGTGTACGCTGGGGCGATCATGCTGGCTGTCTTTTCTGTGCGACCGGCGCCTTCTTCCGCCCCGGCTATGTCAATAATATCGTCCAATATTGGATCCCTGCCCTGCAAGGCGTGGAAGCGAAATTGCGCGTGGGCGCCAAGGTGGCCGATGTCGGATGTGGCGTGGGCTTTTCGACCCTGCTGATGGCGCAGGCCTATCCGGAGAGTCGTTTCATCGGCTATGATTTCCATGCGCC encodes:
- the hemA gene encoding 5-aminolevulinate synthase, translated to MNYKHIFSQAIDRLHSEGRYRVFIDILRNKGAFPNARCFHGHNGPKPITVWCSNDYLAMGQHPKVVAAMEEALHDVGAGSGGTRNIGGNTHYHVDLEAELADLHGKEAALLFTSGYVSNEATLSTLAKILPGCIIFSDELNHASMIAGIRNSGCEKRVFRHNDLDHLRELLAAEDPEAPKLIAFESVYSMDGDVAPIAEICDLADEFNALTYLDEVHAVGMYGARGGGISERDDVADRLTIIEGTLGKAFGVMGGYIAADQMIVDVIRSYAPGFIFTTSLSPVLVAGVLASVRHLKGSSAEREGQQASAAKLKQLMRDAGLPVMNSVTHIVPLMVGDPVKAKRISDILLAEYGAYVQPINYPTVPRGTERLRFTPGPAHNEEMMRDLVSALVEIWDRLELELLERQAA
- a CDS encoding class I SAM-dependent methyltransferase, with product MSAPIDEAKLHAFTSKMLGDLGGAMSVPTVRIGVRLGLFDILANGPASAAELATRAGNLHERYVREWAYAQAANGYVDFDPTTQQFSMTPEQAMIFHHVDSPVYLVAAFEMVAAMIEAESKVEECFRNGSGVRWGDHAGCLFCATGAFFRPGYVNNIVQYWIPALQGVEAKLRVGAKVADVGCGVGFSTLLMAQAYPESRFIGYDFHAPSIEEARRHAAAHGLADRVQFEVATAKEVPEGDFDLVTMYDCLHDMGDPRGCASHMRRILAAGGSWMIVEPAAGNRPQDNFNPVGRLYYNASTMICVPTSLDQEVGEGLGAQAGEARLTEVIRSGGFANVRRAADGPFNMVLEAW